The Oncorhynchus tshawytscha isolate Ot180627B linkage group LG16, Otsh_v2.0, whole genome shotgun sequence nucleotide sequence TGTCAAGTGTAGCATGTCATCACGTTTAGGTCATCTAAACTGTATTAACAGGAAACGATGCTAATAAAACCAACTATGTACATACTTGTACATTTCCTGAACTAATCCAGCAGCAGACACTTGATACAGTAACTGCTGGGGAGTCTTAACTAATGAATAGGTCAAATAATGACAATGTTTTTCCCCCTGAACTtccccaccactactgacatTTGAATATCAGTTTACTGACTGACATAAATGGTATACTTTCACAGAAAGTCATTGTTACATAGAGATCTTTGAATGTGCATGTAAGATACAAACAAATACTGGGGTATTAAAGAGATCACATATGCTCAAAAGTATCTGAACCTCTCAATTCCTTAGTGACAGCGTGTGGCATGAACAATCAGAGTCTAACAGTACTGGAACAATGTGTTGGCCAATCACTGGAAAGGCATCAGAGAGCCAGTGTGTGAGGTAGTGGCCTGTAGATCAGACCTAGTATAACCCTGCCACTCCCAATCACACAGGCAGGAGCTTGGTCTCAGAGTCCTGGGAGTGCAGTGTTTCAGAACTGCTGCCCTGTTCCTGCTGAGGGTGGTGGAAACTGACCTCTATCAGGCTCCTCGGCTCAtctgagatggagagggggggatATAGGGGAGCGAGGGAGGATCAGGGAGAGAAGATAGATTCAAATATAAACTCAGAGGTTAAGATAAAGCTGTTTCTACATTTCAGGACAACAGTTTGAAAGCTTACAGAATATTGATCCAGTATGGATGCGTTGTCCCCTGATAATGAGGAGGAACATGATTACCTGTAGGAGGAGTTGGCACAATAAGGTTTGGCTCATTGTGGGTTGTCTTCTCTGgtttctttttgttgttgttgatgatgatgaccaGAAACAAGATAATAAGGATGATAAAGACTCCACACAAGGCCGTTATAGCCCAAACCAGCCCTGTGCCATCTGGGAGTAAGAGGTTGGCATCTTTCAAACAAGGTGATATTACAACATCAATTTTGCCATAGTGTTAGATTCACAGGTCTTACCTTCAGAGCCCCGTTTCGTAGGTAAGGTAATCACTTGGGGGATGGAATTGTTGGTAATGCGGCACTTGCTGTCACTAACTGCATCTCCCAAGGCCACAATCTGTTCATGGGGATGGGGACAGCTGGGACAGAGAAATAAAGATTCAAGATTGGCTTTCTCCACTACCAGATTACATTGAGTAGCCATGGTGCAGGACTTTTGTTCTGGGTTGCTGTGATTTGCTGCATATGGTAATGATTTGTTGGCAGATTAATGCCATGGCATTAGTACTACCAGTACACCAATATTGAATCAAACTCAGAGTTTAGGGGGAAATTAAATCTAACCTTGTTCTCCAAGGCTTACACTTCTCATGGATTTGGTCACTGAAGGTCCCAACTGGACAATTCCGGCAGGAGCCTATGAAGACAAACAGGCAGAGGTTTGAGACTTGGTGAATAAGTGTCCTGAGATTGTGAGTCTTACTAGGCATGCCAGATAACTTGTATGACTTTAGTTTGCAGGTACAGATGTGTCTTACGTGCAGCGGGAAGAGGTTCCCGACCCTTTCCACACTCCTGGACACAGAAGGAGCAGTGGCCATCACCACATCTGAGTCCTGCCTTACAGTCACACTCTGTGTCCTTGCTTCTTGTACAGGCCTTCTTAAGGGTCAGGgccccacctacacacacacacacacacaaaagcatgtGAAAGTGGAGTAAAATGAATAATTGTTAAAAGTCTAATTTATCAAACAATAGACATTTCAGTTCAGGGGTAAATAAATAATGTTAAAAGCTCAAATATCCTGGTGACATACCTACGCACTGAGTACACCTGCGACAGGAGAATGATGTTGTGTCAGTTGTGTAGGTCTCATTCCTACAGGGAACACACAGCTTTTTCGGGTCTGGACCACAGGGAGTCACCAGACGGTTCcctacacaaatacacacccagACAACATTGAACGTACTATATTGAAATCAAATCTGCATCCATAATAactcagagtcaggtgattaacATCAAATTTGCTTCATCAGTAGCAATTGCAGTGGACATGAATATATAAGGTAAATGCTTTTGATAGGAATCTATTTCCCTTCCCACATAGAGCTGAGTTTATCATTGATCTGATCCCGGGTGATCATTATCCATTCCCTTTAATGTGGTCCTATTAGAAACCACTGAAAATCAACTGGGTCACTGTGGTATAACCACTAAAGAGGAAATCATATTTAATTCACAACCTGGGATACACTAGATTATTCATCCCCATGAAAGAcatgggctctattcaatctgccTCCCAGAAGTTAATTTGTACAGCTTTGttgacatttaaaggcaatgttccagcTTTAGCAGAGACATCATTCACGGTTAACGCTGCATATGTCAGGTCAATCAGAAATTAACTTTACATTTCTACCGCGGAATCTGTAACGCTTCAATTTTACAGATTGAATAGACCCCATAATTTAACCAGATAAACCCTCTAGAATTGAATTCTCAAAATACAAGCCATATTACATTAATTTACCGAGTACTGTTAAAGTTAAACCATATACAATTGCCTAGTTTAGAAACTTACCTGGATGGCAGCTTTCACAGCAGATATCCGGAGAACCAGCAGAGGTTCTCCATTGCGCACAGCCTATCGCTATCTCACCAGTGCTACTCAGACAGCCCGGTATGAGCAGAGAGAAACACAGTACCCTGAGTACCAGATGCATCGTCTTTCACAGCCCTCCAGACCAAATATATAGCTACGGGACACAGCCGGGCTATGGATTCCAGATGACAGCAGTGCaggtgaaaataataataatccaacTAGAATTGACATTAACAATGGTATTTAATCTACTTGAAAGCACCTTCTTGTACCAGTAAACCCAGATATGACTAACTGTCCTTGCCTTAATGTACCCTACCATTGTCTTGAGGGCGTGGCTAAATATGTATTGACGGTATTAAAACCAATGATTTTTATGTGTTGAACCCAGCGtgccaaaaaacaaaaaaagcctGCCTTCATCGTTGCACTCCCCCCACGATTGTAAAAAAAAGCTGTAGAATGCATTTGGATTTATTAAATTCGTTATTGACACATTTACtgtattacagacaccttaatgcatacttttaaattatattatgtgagctaaacatacaaatatttatttaaaaaatatattaaaacattttCGATAAAGTATACTTTTTTGagattactaatgttactgtcccatctacaacaacaaaatacttaattaagcaataaggcctgagggggtgtgaTATATAGCCAATttaccactgctaagggctgttcttatgcacaacgcagagtgcctggctacagcccttagccgtggtgtattggtcatatatcacaaacccccgagctgccttattgctattataaactggttaccaacataattagagaaatacaaatacatgttttgtcatacccgtggtatacggtctgatataccacgactgTCAACCAATTTCTACTGCCAAATGAACACACTTCTAGTGGCAAATGTGTGAAATTAcagccatggtataaaagggataatcaactggacatggactacctgacatgatgactccttgctgtccccagtccacctggccatgctgctgttccagtttcaactgacctgagccctaggaccatgccccaggactacctgacatgatgactccttgctgtccccagtccacctggccatgctgctgctccagtttcaacttccacctgactgtgctgctgctccagttcaactgttctgccttattattattcgaccatgctggtcatttatgaacatttgaacatcttggccatgttctgttataatctccacccggcacagccagaagaggactggccaccccacatagcctggttcctctctaggtttcttcctaggttttggcctttctagggagtttttcctagccaccgtgcttctacacctgcattgcttgctgtttggggttttaggctgggtttctgtacagcactttgagatatcagctgatgtacgaagggctatataaataaatttgatttgatttgatttgatttgatcaactcggggctctatacgttctctggaaaataatgcaactctgtGGAAGGTCACTTTACTGGATTATCCCTTACTTAAATTCATTTTGCAATCATACTTATCAAATTGTTTTTCCAAGTTGTGTTTCCAACATTAAAGaggcagtgcagtcaaaaacgtgatatTCTTGTgtttaatatacactgctcaaaaaaataaagggaacacttaaacaacacaatgtaactccaagtcaatcacacttctgtgaaatcaaactgtccacttaggaagaaacactgattgacaatacatttcacatgctgttgtgcaaatggaatagacaacaggtggaaattataggcaattagcaagacacccccaataaaggagtggttctgcaggtggggaccacagaccacttctcagttcctatgcttcctggctgatgttttggtcacttttgaatgctggcggtgctttcactctagtggtagcatgagacggagtctacaacccacacaagtggctcaggtagtgcagctcatccaggatggcacatcaatgcgagctgaggcaagaaggtttgctgtgtctgtcagcgtagtgtccagagcatggaggcgctaccaggagacgtggaggaggccataggagggcaacaacccagcagcaggaccgctacctccgcctttgtgcaaggaggagcaggaggagcactgccagagccctgcaaaatgacctccagcaggccacaaatgtgcatgtgtctgctcaaacggtcagaaacagactccatgagggtggtatgagggcccgacgtccacaggtgggggttgtgcttacagcccaacaccgtgcaggacgtttggcatttgccagagaacaccaagtttggcaaattcaccactggcgccctgtgctcttcacagatgaaagcaggttcacactgagcacatgtgacagacgtgacagagtctggagacgccgtggagaacgttctgctgcctgcaacatcctccagcatgaccggtttggcggtgggtcagtcatggtgtggggtggcatttctttggggggccgcacagccctccatgtgctcgccagaggtagcctgactgccattaggtaccgagatgagatcctcagaccccttgtgagaccatatgctggtgcggttggccctgggttcctcctaatgcaagacaatgctagacctcatgtggctggagtgtgtcagcagttcctgcaagacaaaggcattgatgctatggactggcccgcccgttccccagacctgaatccaattgagcacatctggtacatcatgtctcgctccatccaccaacgccacgttgcaccacagactgtccaggagttggcggatgctttagtcaaggtctgggaggagatccctcaggagaccatccgccacctcatcaggagcatgcccaggcgttgtagggaggtcatacaggcacgtggaggccacacacactactgagcctcattttgacttgttttaaggacattacatcaaagttggatcagcctgtagtgtggttttccactttaattttgagtgtgactccaaatccagacctccatgggttgataaatttgatttccattgatcatttttgtgtgattttgttgtcagcacattcaactatgtaaagaaaaaagtatttaataagaatatttaattcattcagatctaggatgtgttattttagtattCCCTTTTTTTTCACTCTGAGGTAGGAATAAtaatgtgaaattgtgaaaatgataatgcccctttagtgtaagagctgtttgaatagACATGACATTTCAGCTTGTTTTGCATGGGTGGGGTTTGGATTGCCTGGCAATATCACCAGGCGGTAAAAGTTAATTGACAAATAACAAAGGGAGTTTGCcctcctctctgccaataacagctagttttcaggttacatATCCCTCCCATTAGGCTCCTCCAATTAGGCCcttcactcagaccactcccagataactagctaaattcttgcttgagaaatagctttttgctaagaagccatttttgaccatttgaattgaaaacagtcacagtaaggtactaaattgttacccagaaaggatttgatattgaGTTAAAAACGTCTGCAGGAGAATTTACCCGCCCAAGTCCAATTCTCCATGGAGACACAGCACTTTGAATTTACATCATGATATATTGGACTtggttcaatcaatcaatcacgtttattttataaagccctttttatcagcagttgtcacaaatggcttatacagaaacccagcctaaaaccccaaacagcaagcaatgcagaagcacagtggctaagaaaagctccctagaaaggcaggaacctagcaAGAATACAAGAGAGAAACCAGattctgaggggtggccagtcatcttctggctatgctgtgttcacattggcagtttcAAATGACTCAAATCCTATTTAGTTGCATATCTGATTCGAATCTGTTCTTTATCCTGCAGTCCGAACAGCCATAAAGCACATGGAATTTGATATTTCAAGCCATATTTaaaatctgattcctggccatgtgacttgtgtctgactggtcaaatctgatttatttaccctcaagtggtttttagactgttattttgcatatcttgttgcttgctggctactctgttgacagtttgacaagaacatgtggtagaTAACTAGCTTggtaattgtttacaaacaaataaGTGAATGTTCTAGAAAGCTAAAccgctacctagctagctagttgactgctgtggctagtcAAAAAGGACTTGACTTGAGACTTTAAAAGTGTTCTTACcctatgattttgaacattcaaagcaactgggaaatGTCCATGACAGACACtgttgtcaccttagcttgctacataacttctgagtgatGGGAAGCAcaagcaccaccaccaatcagcctacactaatactaatacacacacatacacacacacacacacacacacacacacacacacacacacacacacacacacacacacacacacacacacacacacacacacgtcattactatgacaactagcataGCCTTGTCAGCTGAttactgctgtctgaacacacacaaatccgatttggtcacttgtaacttgcaGTTTGGACAGTCCATAGTGCAAAACGGATTTGAAAACTAAAgtgatttgagcattaaggcctgaCATATCCTCATGGGGTTCTCTGTGTTACAATAGTAGTATTGTACTGAAAGAAGAACAAAAGAAGAGACAAAATATGTTATGATCTCACACAATGGAAGAATGTGAATGTCCTCTTAGGACAGGGAGGAAGACATTTCTCGGCTGAGAACAAGGCCATACTGAGGGAGAGAAAGTAGCATCAAGGGAGGAAAGATAATATTGTGCAGAGCAACACATGGTTTGGGAGAAGTCATTACAAAACCTTTCAACTTTCTTTGTCATTCCCTTGTGCTCATCCGCTGTTGTTTTGACTGAGTCAACCTGACTGGAGAGACTGCTACTATTCATATTTCACAACAGAGGAAATAGGAGCCTCACCACAAAAGGAGAAGCAACATTGCTGAACTGATGAAGCTTGGAAATGGAAAGTGAAACAAAAAGTTTTGTCATGAAAGTACCAATGACTCCTTCCAAAACTTTGCCATGCATGGGAAACATAATAGATCACCACATTAGATAACATCTGGCTGCATAAAATTCCAAGCAAACAGATCAAGCCCTCTTTAAATAGTTTAATTGAAATAGGGAGAGCTGTGACACACTTGTCTGGAAAGGAGGTTGTTTGTTACTGCAACATTTGCTCAGAAATTGTGCAACTGGTTTGATTAGTTCTCGCAATTTTTTTTTGAGACCTCTCGTTGTCTGGATATGATAATCCAACCGTTGTAATGGAGAGGGGCTGCGCTcgggggctgtgtgtgtctgagcgtgtggGTGTTTGAGTGAGAATGTCACAGAGGAGAACCAACCAGAAAAAGCACAGCCCCTTCATTATGCATCTCACCGACAACATCAAAGAGCCATTCCGATCTCTGAAGCCAGGAGGACTTTGAGAGTTAGGTGTTAGCCAGATGGGAAGTCCATCCAGGggaacatacactacatggccaaaagcatgtggacacgttctcgtcaaacatctcaatccaaaatacttggcattaatatggagttggtcccccgctttgctgcaataacagcctcctctcttctgggaaggctttccactagatgttggaacattgggttcagccacaagagcattgatgaggtcaggcactgatgttggcaattaggcctggctcgcagtcagcgttccaattcatcccaaaggcgtCCGCCAagcccagattcgtccgtcggactgccagattgtgaagtgtgattcatcactccagagaatgcgtttccactgctcctgaGTCGAGCTTTACTGCAGCTCAGCTTCCAGGAGTTGCTAAGGATGGAGGTTTAGAGTTTAGTTGCTGTTCCCAATAAGTTATTCCTTAAGAGACGTCCAGGGAAAAAAAGGTGATGCATTGTCCATTCTGTGGTTAGAGACTCCAGCATCGCTTGGGTTAGATGTGGGAGGGGGGAGTTAAGACGTGGGACTCAGCCCTACCTCAATGTTCAGGGTAGTGCTAAGATTAGGGGCAAGTTAGGATGTACCTAAGTACTTTTCGTTGAGTCCATTGGGGTATTCGTATCTTAATCCAAGCATTTTCACTGCTCTTGCTTTGTTGATCCGACCAATAACGATGTTCCAGGCCCATGATTTCCAACACTATTCATCCGTGGTATTTAACCTGGGGTTAAGGTTGTGGTAGAGGCTAGGGTTTTTTAGTTAATTAAGTCAATTTATTTTTTGTATGATTTAAACAAAATGCTGTTTAGATCCCATCCCTCGGGAGTAGGTACTGTTGAAGAATGGGATCTAAAATGAATTAGGCCTATGTTGTTAGACCCATCCCTTGTGTAaggtctgcttccaactcacactctcaaacacatagatcccctgaacacagcacacTTTCCAGCcaactttccagctcacactctcaaacacatagatcccctgaacgcagctcactctccagcccactttccagctcacactctcaaacgcATAGAtaccctgaacgcagctcactctccagatcccaatcacctgaaaactgatcacctgttcacacacctgtatgtcattatcacacactatttagttcagttctccacaccccatcattgtgaggtattttttgttttgtgacacacttctatttGAAGTGTTGGGTTTCCTGTAATTAATCCTCCTGTGTATGATCGTTTTGGCCTGCCTCACTAATGATGCCTATTACCTGCCTGTAATTATTAGTTGTtgttaattgtttttaataacctgcccagggactgcggttgaaaataaGCCGGCTGAatccggcacttttactgaaacgttgattaacgtgcgctgtccctgtaaaaataaaataaacacaaactcaatttagcctatcggatttctTGTTATCAACCTAATGCTTGATCTCCCAGacgacgttactagccttttccctgcctgtactgttgccttgtttggaccccctgtgtatgaccttctgcctgcccttggacccagctacctgcttcctcctgtgtatgaccttctgccttcccctggacccagctacctgcttcctcctgtgtatgaccttctgccttcccctggacccagctacctgcttcctcctgtgtattaccttctgcctgcccctggacccagctacctgcttcctcctgtgtatgaccttctgcctgctcctggacccagctacctgcttcctcctgtgtttgaccttctgcctgcccctggacccagctacctgcttcctcctgtgtatgaccttctgcctgcccctggacccagctacctgcttcctcctgtgtatgaccttctgccttcccctggacccagctacctgcttcctcctgtgtattaccttctgcctgcccctggatccagctacctgcttcctcctgtgtttgaccttctgcctgcccctggacccagctacctgcttcctcctgtgtatgaccttctacctgcccctggacccagctacctgcttcctcctgtgtatgaccttctgccttcccctggacccagctacctgcttcctcctgtgtattaccttctgcctgcccctggacccagctacctgcctcctcctgtgtatgaccttctgcctgctcctggacccagctacctgcttcctcccgtgtatgaccttctgcctgcccctggacccagctacctgcttcctcctgtgtatgaccttctgccttcccctggacccagctacctgcttcctcctgtgtattaccttctgcctgcccctggacccagctacctgcctcctcctgtgtatgaccttctgcctgctcctggacccagctacctgcttcctcccgtgtatgaccttctgcctgcccctggacccagataCCTGCTTCCTAATGTGATCCTTTGCAAATAAACacgcgcttgaaaccagctctctgtctcccatcgtgtacATTACACCTTGGGAGTATGTATTCTTGAAGTTGGGTAATCTCCACTAAATAATATTTAGAATTGGGTAACCTGGTTAAACTGTTGGGGTAAATGTTTTGCACCTTTGTGTTGCTGTCTCTGATCTTCTTTCAACCTTTCACACACCCAACTTTGTCCAACACACACAGGTGTAGGATTTAAGGTCATCAGGACATGAAACGTTCCAAAACTTAATCTGCCTACACATGTTACATCAATAGCACACCCCCACTTCTCCCACTCTGAACAATacttgcgtacacacacacagcatgttgAAGTGTAGGCCCCTACGACTACAGCCTGTCATAGTAACACTGTCTAGTAAAAGAGCTGCTCACAGTCAGTTTGTCAAAGTGAGGGCTGAGGTGGTTTTGAGTAAAGTTATTGACACATAACAGAACCTTTTTATATAGTGGGCTTAGATATTTGCATCGAACAGGGCCATACTGAAACTACGTCACTCCACATTTCACGCAAACCTTTCCACCAGCTGTGCAACACAGCCATAGTAGTCACCACATGTTCTGGGCGGTAGCTCTGAAGAGGCTTGCTCTAGTGTCTACAGTAAAAGTGCCACCTCTGCAGCGGGgtcacctcctctgcctctcctggGCCACAGCAGAAGCATCACTTCCTGTTAGAAGCACCACATCCTCCCACTCGTGTGACTGACGGGTAGCATGTCAGTAGGGTCTCATGACGTCCCAGCGGGGTCTGCTCTGGCCCGGTGTGATCCTCACTCAGGCTCAGACTGTCAGCCCACAGGGAAAGTACAGCAGTGTTTGTACCAGTAAGTTCCACTCAGAGGCGGGTAGATTTACCAGCAAAGCAGATACCTTCATCAAGAAAAAAGACAAGACACTACAAAATGTATTGCCTTGCCAGAAATAACACCACATTTGCAAACCATGGTGTATAGTGTACTCTTATTCATTGTGCACTGGCACACATCAATTCATACATTATCCACCAGTTATATACTCCTGAGACCTAGCAATTCATTTTTGTCCTCTAATAAACATACGTATTTGGTCTGTATCTCTAAGGCCATACATGCCACTGTGCTAGGTCTGTTGTACATTTGAGAGAACATTCTGGCTTTTCAGTGATACCACGTGTGGGGGTGTCACCTTGATAATATTTTCTTTATAGCAGTTTGTtacatctggagtacttctcctgtcttatccggcgtcctgtgtgaatctaagtatgctctctctaattctctctttctctctctcggaggacctgagccctaggaccatgcctcaggactacctggcatgatgactccttgctgtccccagtccagctggccatgctgcttctccagtttcaactgttctgcctgcggctatggaatcctgacctgttcaccggacgtgctacctgtcccagacctgttatttgaccatgctggtcatttatgaacatttgaacatcttggccatgttctgttataatctacacccggcacagccagaagaggactggccacccctcatagcctggttcctctctaggtttcttcctaggttttggcctttttagggagtttttacaacgtgcttcaacacctgcattgcttgctgtttggggttttaggctgggtttctgtacagcactttgagatatcagctgatgtacgaagggctatataaatacatttgatttgatttgatttctttctgGTTCTGGCTACAATCACAATTACCATCACAATTAGCACATTTTATGGTAGGTGTGTGTAATTGTCTAATTGATTTTGAACTTTGACCTGTGTACAAATGGTCTTCTGTGCAGTAAAGACCCATGATGATCACAaggatctacactgaacaaaaatataaacgcaacatgtaaagtgttggttccatgagctgaaataaaagatcccagaaatatttcATTTGCACAAGAAGCGTATTTCCTAaaatgttagtgagcatttctcctttgccaagacaatccatccacctgacaggtgtggcatatcaagaatctgattaaacagcatggtcataaCACAGGTgtatcttgtgctggggacaataaaaggccactctaaaatgtgcagttttgtcacacaacgccacagatgtctcaagttttgagggagcgtgcaaatggcgtgctgactgcaggaatgtcaccaacgctgttttagagaatttgtcagtacatccaaccggcttcacaaccgcagatcacgtgtatggcgttgtgtgtgcGAGCAGTTTGccgatgtcaatgttgtgaacagagtgccccatggtggcggtggggttatggtatgggcaggcataagctatggacaacaaacacaatttcattttatcaatggcaatttgaatgcgcaAAAATACCgtaacgagatcctgaggcccattgtgaggcccattttttaaaaaggtatctgtgaccaacagatgcatatctgtattcccagtcatgtgaaatccagatTAGGgtctaaaaatgtatttcaattgactgatttcctcatatgaactttAACTCTAACTTTAACTTATATTCTTTGTTCATTATAAGTATGTTTCCATGTGATTTTCAGAGGGACAGTGATCTGAGGTTTGGTCAAAGAAATTGATGAAAATGTCTTAAATGTCATAATTTTATGATTTACAACTTTGGTTTAGTAATCAAACATTTGGCTCTAAATTTTGACCAATTGGATCTATCAACTCAGAGGGATGAGCATATGAACGTGGACATGTTCCAATGAAAAATGCCTTTTTGGGAGGATGAAATCATATATTTATTATCTTGAtgtactatctgtacttactgtaTGGGTTAAATTTACCCGGGACACAAACGGTGAAGGTCGAATCGAACATAAAGGGTTAAATAagagctagctaataaatgtactctGCTAACTAGGTTTTTACCTACTGTCCCCATTTACTGTAATATCAAATGTTTAATATTTACTATTAACCCTAATGGCCACtacagtttacatacaataaAAGTGTACAAATGTTGTATACAAATATTTTTGTTGCATTATT carries:
- the LOC112216167 gene encoding tumor necrosis factor receptor superfamily member 9, translating into MHLVLRVLCFSLLIPGCLSSTGEIAIGCAQWRTSAGSPDICCESCHPGNRLVTPCGPDPKKLCVPCRNETYTTDTTSFSCRRCTQCVGGALTLKKACTRSKDTECDCKAGLRCGDGHCSFCVQECGKGREPLPAARSCRNCPVGTFSDQIHEKCKPWRTSCPHPHEQIVALGDAVSDSKCRITNNSIPQVITLPTKRGSEDGTGLVWAITALCGVFIILIILFLVIIINNNKKKPEKTTHNEPNLIVPTPPTDEPRSLIEVSFHHPQQEQGSSSETLHSQDSETKLLPV